The Persicobacter psychrovividus genome window below encodes:
- a CDS encoding glycosidase, translating into MFQDKINQLLENHQQLVSKQNQPDNGTEGYVQRYQNEVFTPAHFPPHWVYDLNESTNPHLAKRLGINAVFNPGAIFFEGKFYLMMRVEGYDRKSFFVLASSQTGVDQFEVEGLPIAIPQLEDRDVNVYDMRLTQHQDGYIYGTFCVERKDPDAKSGDESSAVAACGIIRSKDLKSWERLPDLITYSGQQRNVVLHPEFVDGKYALYTRPQDGFIDTGKGGGIGFGLSESMENAEVKEEIILDPKKYHTIKEVKNGQGPAPIKTDKGWLHLAHGVRNTAAGLRYVLYMFMTDLEDLTKVIARPGGYFMAPEGSERVGDVSNVLFVNGWIEQEGKIFIYYASSDTRIHVATSSVDQLVDYCLNTPEDPYFSSDCVAQRIALIQQNEAVLV; encoded by the coding sequence ATGTTTCAAGATAAAATCAATCAACTTTTAGAAAATCACCAACAGTTGGTGTCCAAGCAAAATCAGCCCGACAACGGCACAGAAGGATATGTACAACGTTACCAAAATGAGGTATTTACGCCTGCACATTTCCCTCCGCACTGGGTTTATGATTTGAATGAATCGACCAACCCGCATTTAGCAAAAAGACTCGGCATCAATGCAGTTTTTAATCCTGGGGCTATCTTCTTTGAGGGGAAATTCTACCTGATGATGCGCGTGGAAGGCTACGACAGAAAAAGCTTTTTTGTTTTGGCATCAAGCCAAACGGGCGTTGATCAGTTCGAAGTAGAAGGGTTGCCAATCGCCATCCCTCAACTTGAGGACCGCGATGTGAATGTGTATGATATGCGCCTGACCCAACATCAGGACGGCTATATCTATGGGACTTTTTGTGTGGAAAGAAAAGACCCTGATGCCAAATCGGGCGACGAATCTTCGGCGGTGGCAGCCTGTGGTATCATCCGTTCCAAAGATTTGAAAAGCTGGGAACGATTGCCCGATTTGATTACCTATTCGGGACAGCAGCGTAATGTGGTGCTACACCCCGAATTTGTTGATGGCAAATATGCGCTTTACACCCGTCCGCAGGATGGATTTATTGACACTGGTAAAGGTGGTGGTATTGGTTTTGGCTTGAGCGAAAGCATGGAAAATGCGGAAGTGAAGGAAGAAATCATCCTTGACCCGAAAAAATACCACACCATCAAGGAAGTTAAAAATGGGCAAGGTCCTGCACCGATAAAAACCGACAAAGGGTGGTTGCACTTGGCACACGGCGTACGAAATACAGCGGCTGGTTTGCGTTATGTACTCTATATGTTCATGACTGATTTGGAGGATTTAACCAAAGTGATCGCCCGTCCTGGTGGCTACTTTATGGCACCTGAAGGTAGCGAGAGAGTAGGCGATGTAAGCAATGTATTGTTTGTTAATGGATGGATCGAGCAGGAAGGCAAAATATTTATCTACTACGCTTCTTCCGATACCCGCATTCATGTGGCGACTTCCTCGGTTGATCAATTAGTGGACTATTGCCTGAATACGCCCGAAGATCCATATTTTAGTTCGGATTGTGTAGCGCAACGTATTGCGTTGATTCAGCAAAATGAAGCGGTGTTGGTTTAA
- the ltrA gene encoding group II intron reverse transcriptase/maturase, producing MKGRKQKVRRNSSLFGKAPAEQEKADRVPTFVWITEADDFTVTQRKEGLLDKILCPYNLNRAYQRVVKNKGSHGIDGMKVGALASYLQIHGREIVQSIRQGNYRPNPVRRVEIPKDNGKTRPLGIPTVVDRWVQQAISQVLVPIYEKEFSPHSYGFRPGRSQHQALLQSQEILSEGYRYAVDLDMEKFFDTVNHSYLITLLSEQIKEGSVISLIHKYLNAGVVIGHKFEASTDGVPQGGPLSPLLSNVMLNVLDQELTKRGHRFVRYADDMIIFSKGRKGAERLKRTVTRFIEGRLYLRVNKEKTQVVPRRQIKFLGYSFYMWKGKARFRVQAKSINRLKDKMRAITNKSNGLGYQRRKTLLSQTIKGWINYYKFAEMKTIMQRLDEWLRRRIRAFTWKNWKRVRTRFKELKRLGADTSKAWEHANTRKGHWRIAKSPVLHKTLTDEVLREQGYVSLKTYYLSVH from the coding sequence ATGAAAGGTAGAAAGCAGAAAGTACGAAGAAACAGTAGCTTGTTCGGAAAAGCACCTGCAGAACAGGAGAAAGCCGATCGAGTGCCGACTTTTGTTTGGATAACTGAAGCGGATGATTTCACAGTTACACAGAGAAAGGAAGGATTGTTAGACAAAATCTTGTGTCCTTATAATTTGAACCGAGCTTATCAGCGAGTGGTCAAGAACAAAGGGAGCCATGGAATTGATGGAATGAAGGTCGGCGCTTTGGCGTCATATCTGCAAATTCATGGAAGGGAAATTGTACAATCCATACGTCAAGGGAACTACCGCCCGAACCCAGTCCGACGTGTAGAAATACCGAAGGACAATGGGAAGACACGCCCTTTGGGGATACCAACGGTAGTGGATCGTTGGGTACAACAGGCGATCAGCCAAGTTTTAGTTCCGATTTACGAAAAGGAATTTTCACCTCATAGCTATGGATTTCGTCCTGGTCGCAGTCAGCATCAGGCATTACTTCAAAGCCAAGAGATTTTATCAGAAGGCTATCGCTATGCGGTGGACTTAGATATGGAGAAGTTCTTTGACACGGTAAATCATAGTTATCTTATCACTTTACTGTCAGAACAAATCAAGGAAGGATCGGTGATTTCACTCATTCACAAATATTTGAATGCAGGTGTTGTGATCGGTCATAAATTTGAAGCAAGCACCGACGGCGTACCGCAGGGTGGACCATTGAGCCCATTATTGAGCAATGTAATGCTTAATGTGTTGGATCAAGAACTGACCAAGCGGGGACACCGATTCGTGCGCTATGCTGATGATATGATTATCTTTAGTAAAGGTAGAAAAGGAGCGGAACGACTCAAAAGAACAGTTACCCGATTTATTGAAGGTAGGCTGTATTTGAGGGTGAACAAGGAGAAAACGCAGGTAGTACCAAGACGGCAAATCAAATTTTTGGGATACTCCTTCTACATGTGGAAGGGAAAAGCACGTTTTCGAGTTCAAGCCAAAAGTATCAATCGGCTAAAGGATAAAATGCGTGCTATCACCAATAAAAGTAATGGTCTGGGCTATCAAAGGCGGAAAACCCTGCTATCTCAAACGATAAAAGGGTGGATCAATTACTACAAATTTGCCGAGATGAAAACCATCATGCAACGACTCGACGAGTGGTTACGCCGACGAATTCGGGCATTTACTTGGAAGAATTGGAAGCGGGTAAGAACACGGTTCAAGGAACTAAAGCGACTGGGTGCCGATACATCGAAAGCCTGGGAACACGCCAACACAAGAAAAGGACATTGGCGGATCGCAAAGAGCCCTGTATTACACAAAACCCTGACTGATGAAGTGCTTCGAGAACAAGGCTACGTCTCTCTAAAGACATACTATCTCTCTGTACACTGA
- a CDS encoding glycoside hydrolase family 30 protein encodes MRYLFFILSFCSVFYATAQERIISTENQQWQVQPAEKVKFPKGVTVEKVKVNINQPLQEIHGFGGSFNALGYKALTILPEEEQQKVMADLFSDEGTAFNLCRMPLGANDFSERWYSFDEVNQDFDLKHFNIEEDKKNLIPYIKFAKKYAPELQVWASPWSPPMWMKHNRHYGGRATNMQWGPLYGDNMEEIFANNRFIMEDRYLTTYANYFSKFISSYQQEGIEIYSVQPQNEVQANQFFPSCVWTPQDLHRFTEEYLIPTLSEDHPEVSVLYGTLNMDSVEYVDVLMKNSKAQGIGVQWDGIESIEYIKNNYPNIEIMQTESECNNGLNNWFTAEHTFDLLYTSFKQGANSYMYWNMILDDLGLSTWMWRQNSMISIDRYTQAVTYNPEYYVMKHFSNLIQKGAHMLSVDSNKDLKVLAFQNTDGSIAIIGGNTTDEDQYFKLDMDGKTEKVILPSHSILSIPFSQKINH; translated from the coding sequence ATGCGATATCTATTTTTTATTCTCAGCTTTTGCAGTGTTTTTTATGCCACTGCGCAGGAGCGAATTATCAGTACGGAAAACCAACAGTGGCAAGTTCAACCTGCCGAAAAAGTTAAATTCCCAAAAGGAGTAACTGTTGAAAAAGTAAAGGTCAATATCAATCAGCCTTTGCAGGAGATCCATGGCTTTGGTGGGTCATTCAATGCACTCGGTTATAAAGCATTAACTATTCTCCCCGAGGAGGAGCAGCAGAAGGTAATGGCTGATTTATTTTCGGATGAAGGAACAGCTTTCAATCTATGTCGTATGCCTTTAGGTGCCAATGATTTCTCTGAAAGATGGTACAGTTTCGATGAGGTCAATCAAGACTTTGATCTAAAACACTTCAACATCGAAGAGGATAAAAAAAATCTGATTCCATATATCAAGTTCGCTAAAAAATATGCACCTGAATTACAGGTTTGGGCATCACCGTGGTCGCCACCGATGTGGATGAAACATAACCGTCATTATGGTGGACGTGCCACCAACATGCAATGGGGGCCATTGTACGGGGATAATATGGAAGAGATCTTCGCCAATAACCGATTCATCATGGAGGATCGTTATTTGACAACCTACGCCAACTATTTCTCTAAATTCATCTCTTCTTATCAGCAGGAGGGGATTGAAATCTATTCTGTGCAGCCACAAAATGAGGTGCAGGCGAATCAGTTTTTTCCAAGCTGTGTATGGACGCCTCAGGATTTACATCGCTTTACAGAAGAATATCTGATTCCTACATTGTCTGAAGATCACCCTGAAGTGAGTGTACTTTACGGCACTTTGAATATGGATTCAGTGGAGTATGTGGATGTATTGATGAAAAACTCAAAAGCACAGGGTATTGGTGTGCAGTGGGATGGTATTGAAAGTATTGAGTATATCAAAAATAACTATCCGAATATTGAGATTATGCAAACAGAGTCTGAATGTAATAATGGATTGAATAACTGGTTTACGGCAGAGCATACTTTTGATCTTTTATATACTTCCTTCAAGCAGGGAGCGAACAGCTATATGTATTGGAACATGATTTTGGATGATCTGGGTTTGAGTACCTGGATGTGGCGACAAAACAGCATGATCTCTATAGATCGATATACACAAGCCGTTACGTATAACCCAGAATATTATGTGATGAAACATTTTTCTAACCTTATTCAGAAGGGAGCACATATGCTTTCTGTGGATTCAAACAAAGACTTGAAGGTGTTGGCATTCCAAAATACAGATGGGTCAATTGCAATTATTGGAGGAAACACAACCGATGAGGATCAGTACTTCAAATTAGACATGGACGGGAAAACTGAAAAAGTGATTCTGCCATCACACAGCATATTGTCGATTCCATTCTCTCAAAAAATCAACCATTAA
- a CDS encoding sodium:solute symporter family protein: MAIQQLDLFIILVYLLSTVVIGLVLNKRAKASKESYLLGGNSVPWYMLALSNASGMFDISGTMWMVSILFIYGLKSVWLPWLWPVFNQVFLMVYLSIWLRRSNATTGAEWIKSRFGGDKGAELSHLIVVIFAIINCLGFMAYGFVGLGKFVELFIPWSVVSPYVPFDVAPAYVPHFYGISLTIFAIFYALAGGMLSIVWTDVIQYLIMTVSGIVIALIAMNKLMDSSLLVPDSWWSPFFSWNLEMDWRPLIPAVQEKIKSDGYELFSIIFMMMLCKGFLVSAAGPAPNFDMQKILSTKSPREGALMSGLVSVILLPTRYLMITGIAVLGILYFDDLNLMVNGAVDFEQLLPSAISLFVPTGLMGLLLAGLLAAFMSTFAGTLNAAQAYIVNDIYVKYVEHDPKPKKIAFLNYMSGLLIVGVSVFFGIFVKDINSVLQWLVSGLWGGYIAANVLKWYWWRFNGYGYFFGMIGGIIPALTFPLVLPGFFPELPEAILMLYFFPVLLAISFVGCLIGTYMFPSTEASVLIDFYHKVRPWGFWQPVRQMAKSKGISLQKNDDFKRDMSNVIIGVVWQTALTIVPIYLVLMQWTAMGIALGIAAVLSIVLKYSWFDRLPSEKEKSTELSEIDMKEEVIQ, translated from the coding sequence ATGGCGATTCAACAGTTAGACCTATTCATTATCCTGGTGTATTTACTCTCCACGGTAGTGATCGGGCTGGTGCTCAACAAACGGGCAAAGGCCAGTAAAGAAAGTTACCTCTTAGGGGGAAACAGTGTGCCCTGGTACATGCTTGCGCTCTCCAATGCTTCAGGTATGTTTGATATTTCGGGAACTATGTGGATGGTCTCGATCCTGTTTATTTATGGACTGAAAAGTGTTTGGTTGCCGTGGCTATGGCCAGTATTCAATCAGGTATTTTTGATGGTTTATCTCTCCATCTGGTTGCGCAGATCCAATGCCACCACAGGAGCAGAATGGATAAAAAGTCGCTTTGGTGGTGATAAGGGGGCAGAGCTATCTCATTTGATTGTCGTGATTTTTGCCATCATCAACTGCCTTGGCTTCATGGCCTATGGTTTTGTTGGACTCGGTAAATTCGTTGAGTTGTTCATTCCATGGTCAGTGGTGAGCCCTTATGTTCCTTTTGATGTAGCACCTGCTTATGTGCCTCATTTTTATGGCATCTCATTGACTATTTTTGCGATTTTCTATGCGCTCGCAGGGGGAATGTTGTCAATTGTTTGGACAGATGTGATTCAATATTTGATCATGACGGTGTCTGGAATTGTCATTGCGTTGATCGCGATGAACAAGCTGATGGACAGTAGTTTATTAGTGCCCGATAGCTGGTGGTCCCCGTTTTTCAGTTGGAATTTGGAGATGGACTGGCGTCCGCTAATCCCTGCGGTACAGGAGAAAATCAAAAGCGATGGCTACGAGTTATTCTCCATCATCTTTATGATGATGCTGTGTAAAGGATTTTTGGTTAGTGCTGCAGGACCTGCACCGAATTTCGACATGCAGAAAATCCTTTCTACCAAATCACCAAGAGAAGGAGCACTGATGAGTGGACTGGTATCGGTGATTCTTTTGCCTACCCGCTACCTGATGATTACTGGAATTGCGGTCTTGGGAATCTTGTACTTCGATGACCTGAACCTGATGGTCAATGGCGCGGTGGACTTCGAACAACTATTGCCTTCGGCGATCAGTCTTTTTGTCCCAACAGGTTTGATGGGACTCTTGTTGGCAGGATTGCTTGCCGCTTTCATGAGTACCTTTGCAGGAACGCTCAATGCGGCTCAGGCTTATATTGTCAATGACATCTATGTTAAGTATGTGGAACACGATCCGAAACCGAAAAAAATTGCCTTTCTGAACTATATGTCAGGATTATTGATCGTTGGGGTCAGTGTCTTCTTTGGCATTTTTGTCAAAGACATCAACAGTGTGTTGCAGTGGTTGGTATCGGGACTTTGGGGTGGATACATCGCCGCCAACGTGCTGAAATGGTACTGGTGGAGATTCAATGGTTATGGTTATTTCTTCGGAATGATTGGTGGAATAATCCCTGCCTTAACCTTTCCTTTGGTATTGCCAGGCTTTTTCCCAGAGCTTCCTGAAGCGATTTTGATGCTTTATTTCTTCCCTGTTTTGCTTGCAATTTCTTTTGTAGGTTGCTTGATCGGAACATACATGTTTCCTTCTACGGAAGCTTCGGTGCTTATCGACTTTTATCATAAGGTCAGACCATGGGGATTCTGGCAACCTGTTCGACAAATGGCAAAGTCCAAAGGTATTTCTCTTCAAAAGAATGATGATTTCAAGCGTGATATGAGTAATGTCATCATCGGAGTTGTATGGCAAACCGCCCTGACCATTGTTCCGATATATTTGGTGTTAATGCAGTGGACGGCTATGGGTATTGCTTTAGGTATTGCAGCGGTATTATCTATTGTTTTGAAATACAGTTGGTTTGATAGACTGCCTTCAGAAAAAGAAAAATCGACTGAGTTGTCCGAAATAGACATGAAAGAAGAAGTGATACAATAG
- a CDS encoding RNA polymerase sigma-70 factor encodes MAQLLPESELVLNLKNGDSKAFDRLFSIYNKQVYYFALSYVKNASKAENLLQDIFLKVWKNRAQLDPEKNFKSFLFTMTKNLILDGFKKESSERKYQEFASYKNMKESTTYNDVVMSELQDLLKDIEEEMPAKRKSIYKMSRYEHLNNREISQKLEISEKTVENQITLSLKHIKNRLKDLYNLPKHKLQ; translated from the coding sequence ATGGCACAATTACTACCCGAAAGTGAACTGGTGTTGAACCTAAAGAATGGCGATTCCAAAGCCTTTGACCGCTTGTTTTCGATTTACAACAAGCAGGTGTATTACTTTGCGCTTTCCTATGTGAAGAATGCATCCAAGGCTGAGAACCTTTTGCAGGATATTTTTCTGAAGGTCTGGAAAAATCGTGCACAGCTTGATCCAGAAAAAAACTTTAAGAGCTTTCTGTTTACCATGACCAAAAACTTGATTTTGGATGGATTCAAAAAAGAATCAAGTGAAAGAAAATATCAAGAGTTTGCCAGCTACAAAAACATGAAGGAAAGCACCACCTACAACGATGTGGTGATGTCCGAATTGCAGGACTTACTCAAGGATATTGAAGAAGAGATGCCCGCCAAAAGGAAGAGCATTTATAAAATGAGCCGTTACGAGCATCTGAACAATCGCGAGATCTCTCAAAAACTTGAAATTTCCGAGAAAACAGTCGAGAATCAAATTACGCTTTCCCTGAAGCATATAAAAAATCGCTTGAAAGACCTTTATAATTTACCAAAACACAAATTACAATAG
- a CDS encoding sulfatase, whose translation MHTNKLILFILFLFPHLVFSQENKPNILWITCEDISCNVGAYGDSVAITPNIDRLASEGIRFDNACSVAGVCSPSRAAIITGVYPTKIGAHNMRVNWFTPEGIDPYEVVAPDDIHCFTEYLRKEGYFCTNNYKTDYQFKAPFTAWDENGKQAHWRHREEGQPFFSVFNIMTTHESMLWKNADHELIVPAEQVSVPAYFPDTKTVRNDIARNYANIFEMDQEVGKLLAQLEADGLMDNTIIFFYSDHGGPLPRQKREINNGGLQVPFLVRYPDQHGAGTTNDELVSFLDLAPTVLDLAGIAPKKYMDGRVFLGEQKQPEPTYLFAARDRMDKQYDRSRAVRDKQFVYIKNYHPEKPWYMDVAYRKSIPMMREMLEMKEAGTLNDIQMQWFNPTKPAEQLFDFTKDPDEVHNLIDDPKYKAVADRMRKALDRWEQENIDLGATPEPEIYQEMWPNRERPSSGTVRWVYKEGKGFEIEHSKQGVSLGYQEIGAERWQIFTKAITFDQLGHYRAKGIHIGCEESPTTLPLKGNPLMTKNVKKLQLEVEGQVISGKNPFEKLFIFSDQGQLLGQSNDKKFTFDIGENEQVILAFVDGQELLIQEVSLNGNKKNQKNIFFTEPLRGK comes from the coding sequence ATGCATACGAATAAACTTATTTTATTTATACTGTTTCTATTTCCCCATCTTGTTTTTTCTCAAGAAAATAAACCAAATATCTTATGGATAACCTGCGAGGATATTTCATGTAATGTCGGGGCATATGGCGACTCGGTAGCGATAACGCCAAATATTGACCGCCTGGCATCCGAAGGAATTCGTTTTGATAATGCCTGCTCGGTGGCAGGAGTATGTTCCCCAAGTCGTGCGGCGATTATCACAGGCGTTTATCCAACCAAAATTGGTGCACACAATATGCGGGTAAATTGGTTTACCCCTGAGGGAATAGATCCTTATGAGGTTGTTGCTCCAGATGATATTCATTGCTTCACGGAATATCTACGAAAAGAAGGATATTTTTGCACCAATAACTATAAAACCGATTATCAGTTCAAAGCACCATTTACCGCATGGGATGAAAACGGAAAACAAGCGCATTGGCGACACCGGGAAGAGGGACAGCCATTCTTTTCTGTTTTCAATATCATGACCACCCATGAAAGCATGTTGTGGAAAAATGCGGATCACGAACTTATTGTCCCTGCGGAACAGGTGAGTGTACCTGCCTATTTCCCAGATACCAAAACGGTTCGGAATGATATTGCACGGAATTATGCCAATATTTTCGAGATGGATCAAGAGGTTGGTAAGTTGCTTGCTCAGCTTGAAGCCGATGGCTTGATGGACAATACCATCATCTTCTTTTACAGCGATCATGGTGGACCCTTACCCAGACAAAAAAGAGAGATCAACAATGGAGGTCTTCAGGTTCCTTTCCTCGTTCGTTACCCTGATCAACACGGTGCGGGAACAACCAACGATGAATTGGTAAGCTTCCTGGACTTGGCACCAACGGTTTTGGATTTGGCAGGAATAGCACCTAAGAAATACATGGATGGACGTGTATTTTTGGGGGAGCAAAAGCAGCCCGAACCTACTTATCTTTTTGCCGCGCGTGACCGAATGGACAAACAATACGATCGTTCAAGAGCGGTTAGGGATAAGCAATTTGTTTATATCAAAAATTATCATCCTGAAAAGCCGTGGTATATGGATGTGGCCTATAGAAAGAGCATCCCGATGATGCGGGAAATGCTTGAAATGAAAGAGGCGGGAACACTGAATGATATACAGATGCAGTGGTTCAATCCTACCAAACCTGCCGAACAACTTTTTGACTTTACCAAAGATCCCGATGAGGTTCACAATTTGATTGATGATCCAAAATATAAAGCCGTTGCCGACCGAATGCGGAAAGCTTTGGATAGATGGGAGCAGGAAAATATTGACCTTGGCGCTACGCCAGAGCCAGAGATCTATCAAGAGATGTGGCCTAACCGCGAACGTCCGTCATCAGGAACCGTTCGATGGGTTTATAAAGAAGGGAAGGGGTTTGAAATTGAACATAGCAAACAAGGAGTTTCACTCGGATACCAGGAAATAGGGGCCGAGAGGTGGCAAATTTTCACCAAAGCGATTACCTTTGATCAGTTGGGACATTACCGCGCCAAAGGCATTCATATTGGCTGTGAGGAAAGCCCAACCACTTTACCCTTAAAAGGAAATCCGTTGATGACCAAAAATGTCAAAAAACTTCAATTGGAGGTCGAAGGACAAGTTATTTCCGGGAAAAACCCTTTTGAAAAACTTTTTATTTTTTCTGATCAAGGCCAATTATTAGGTCAAAGCAATGATAAAAAGTTCACCTTTGATATAGGTGAGAATGAGCAAGTTATTCTTGCCTTCGTAGATGGGCAGGAGCTGTTGATTCAGGAAGTTTCTTTGAACGGAAACAAAAAGAATCAAAAAAATATTTTTTTTACCGAGCCGCTTAGGGGGAAGTAA
- a CDS encoding FecR family protein: MDLRERPDLLINFYTGKCSYEEYLMVMEWLSDPVNEAAADRIMKDHWALISGIAMDTGYDQEGVLNKIKAVQAEEVKAEGNEQSEISVSEPAAKVVKMSPKWWYAVAASLIFIFISIGVVQFISPDQIQTLAVTTHRGEQRTIVLPDSSVVTLNVNSELTFPEEFETPERIVYLKGEAFFKVNANPKRPFIVKAGGLDVTAHGTEFNVNFSDKNKVIVGLMEGKVLVKDGFDQQINMKPNDKIAYSDKTQKFTTSNIDELTDAWRNNILVINQLPFKQAVEKIADWYNVDIEIKGKPSTKWLVRASFKGNDITKSLESLSFLYGIRYHKNKDKIIIEI, translated from the coding sequence ATGGATTTAAGAGAAAGGCCTGACCTGTTAATAAATTTTTACACTGGTAAGTGCAGCTACGAAGAGTACCTGATGGTGATGGAGTGGCTGAGCGATCCAGTGAATGAAGCGGCAGCTGATCGCATCATGAAGGATCATTGGGCCTTGATCTCAGGTATCGCCATGGATACGGGCTATGATCAGGAAGGAGTTTTGAATAAAATCAAGGCAGTGCAGGCGGAAGAGGTAAAGGCTGAGGGTAATGAGCAATCAGAAATTTCGGTAAGTGAACCCGCTGCAAAGGTGGTTAAAATGAGTCCGAAATGGTGGTATGCAGTTGCAGCAAGTTTGATATTTATTTTTATAAGTATTGGAGTTGTTCAGTTTATTTCTCCTGATCAAATCCAAACCTTGGCGGTTACGACACATCGGGGAGAACAGCGCACGATTGTATTGCCGGATAGTTCAGTGGTTACCTTAAATGTAAACAGTGAATTGACTTTCCCAGAGGAATTTGAAACACCTGAGCGCATTGTGTACCTGAAGGGGGAAGCCTTTTTCAAGGTGAATGCGAACCCAAAACGACCTTTCATTGTTAAGGCAGGTGGTTTGGATGTTACAGCGCATGGCACAGAGTTTAATGTTAATTTTTCGGATAAAAATAAAGTGATCGTTGGTTTGATGGAAGGTAAAGTGTTGGTGAAAGATGGCTTTGACCAGCAGATCAATATGAAACCGAACGATAAAATAGCTTATTCGGATAAGACGCAAAAATTCACTACTTCTAATATCGACGAGCTGACTGATGCCTGGAGAAACAATATATTGGTGATCAATCAATTACCATTCAAACAGGCAGTGGAGAAAATAGCCGACTGGTACAATGTGGATATTGAAATTAAAGGAAAACCCTCTACCAAATGGTTGGTAAGAGCGAGTTTTAAAGGCAATGATATTACTAAATCTTTAGAATCATTATCCTTTTTATATGGTATAAGATACCATAAAAACAAAGATAAAATTATTATAGAAATATAA